Proteins co-encoded in one Aspergillus fumigatus Af293 chromosome 6, whole genome shotgun sequence genomic window:
- a CDS encoding Zn(II)2Cys6 transcription factor domain-containing protein, translating to MSHQAPPRPFRPIAPRTALDTPPAGPVAEECKVRRASTACRECQRRRTKCSANSTGAPCSECALHGRDCIVDEYADKRRKVARDRIQEELAYYREFVQQLLAAIRHGNRTDVDVIINVIRSGASLEKIHLIVAQSLSHTNEADGLEIRVCDPNKEPDGISGNSSPDAKEPDGVSAEASPVVNEPNGGPLESSPDAGLSAILNNDS from the exons ATGTCTCATCAAGCGCCTCCTAGGCCTTTTCGCCCTATCGCCCCAAGGACTGCGTTAGATACGCCACCAGCGGGACCTGTCGCTGAGGAGTGTAAGGTACGGAGAGCATCAACAGCTTGCAGAGAGTGCCAACGACGTCGGACCAAG TGCAGTGCAAACTCGACCGGTGCCCCATGTTCCGAATGCGCCCTCCACGGCCGAGATTGCATCGTCGACGAGTATGCCGACAAACGTCGTAAGGTTGCGCGAGATCGCATCCAGGAGGAGTTGGCGTACTATCGCGAATTTGtgcagcagctgctggcAGCCATTCGGCACGGCAATCGTACAGACGTCGACGTCATTATCAATGTCATCCGGTCGGGAGCCTCTCTCGAGAAGATACACTTGATCGTCGCCCAATCACTGAGTCATACCAACGAGGCCGATGGCCTTGAGATCAGGGTCTGCGATCCGAACAAGGAGCCGGATGGCATATCTGGGAACTCGTCTCCCGATGCGAAAGAGCCGGATGGCGTATCTGCGGAAGCGTCTCCCGTTGTCAACGAGCCAAATGGTGGGCCTCTGGAATCGTCCCCCGATGCTGGGCTGAGTGCGATCCTGAATAATGATTCATGA
- a CDS encoding Zn(II)2Cys6 transcription factor, protein MRASLMDGVHTHLSPGNGTVVGMSTDGAYLAGRKRKASDSSSPATKGPVQRQKITRACDYCKEKKTRCTGTLPCMRCTRLALRCEYNAAYSRGLPPAPLPAPPSSSLLVNYADEDHARGDTRTARRSVSQRSSRESPRTGVGLRSQHGRAGSEASLRDSPEPVVTDFEGNYLGPASGVSFLKRVWSRLHQDESSAIPGELQDENVSRNTSVFKFGDKPYSNYQEAGFTLPSFEKARELVGIYFDFSIVTYRFLHRGSVEEWLKQVYADNICFANPPTGVMVARTAIILMIFAVSTLYEEQRPGDPGEFRNESERWYAASRWVSSMESGPPRLESVQARLGQCLYLLSSSRANECWYTFGTALQLVTALGLHRKWPAKMSKHGNSYLEQQLRKRIFWSAYTLDKYLSVMFGRPRLLHDEDTDQELPDEINDEDISEEDPRRRTGSPDSMMIASVLHYRLGRILGEISRQLYTINPHTRNSPLETAARLASDLEKWKQTAPPLFNSVRATSLIPPLCRQSQVLQLAYSHAMIHATRSFLLNDFTDLSRRPSVPHPMVSSHVRKCIDAAGDVMKLVDGLAKQGVLIQSFWFTHYVCFCAIIVVYIHTIQQHRLASNPDTASPRSVEDSGYLHSLFSLAETCQQHLAEATRKNCPSRRYSIILEELRREVHRQIGTPIQPDSPENSHENLRSNHAGGKETLMVGQGQANPVHVEQTAPMFTNATVHQPAPNGIQSPNFLEGPVGNAEDFGILDNLEGSIWWAQLDSWVSRSDVLQLLQFPGKCLLVSIQAFSISDPSTTLF, encoded by the exons ATGAGGGCTTCTCTAATGGACGGGGTACATACGCACCTCTCACCCGGAAACGGCACCGTCGTCGGAATGAGCACAGATGGGGCGTACCTTGCTGGCCGGAAGCGAAAGGCATCTGACTCGTCGTCGCCAGCAACCAAGGGCCCTGTGCAACGCCAGAAGATTACACGAGCATGCGATTactgcaaggagaagaagacgcGGTGTACGGGGACACTGCCGTGTATGAGATGCACCCGCCTTGCGCTACGCTGCGAATACAATGCTGCGTACTCGCGAGGCTTACCCCCGGCTCCGTTACCGGCGCCGCCGTCGTCGTCATTGCTGGTGAACTATGCGGATGAGGACCATGCGCGGGGAGATACTCGTACTGCGCGGAGGTCCGTCTCTCAGCGATCGTCGAGAGAGTCGCCCAGGACTGGCGTGGGTTTGCGATCGCAGCATGGCAGAGCTGGTTCGGAGGCGTCACTGCGTGATTCGCCGGAGCCGGTTGTCACGGACTTTGAGGGTAACTATCTCGGGCCGGCGTCTGGAGTGTCGTTCTTGAAACGCGTCTGGAGTCGCCTTCATCAGGATGAGTCGTCGGCTATCCCTGGCGAACTGCAAGATGAAAATGTCTCCAGGAATACGTCCGTTTTCAAGTTCGGGGATAAGCCTTATTCGAACTACCAGGAGGCTGGCTTTACGTTACCATCTTTCGAGAAAGCTCGGGAGCTGGTGGGCATTTACTTTGACTTTTCGATAGTGACTTACCGTTTCTTGCATAGAGGAAGCGTGGAGGAATGGCTCAAGCAGGTTTATGCAGACAATATCTGTTTTGCGAATCCGCCTACCGGCGTTATGGTAGCCCGGACTGCCATCATCCTTATGATCTTCGCAGTAAGTACTCTATATGAGGAACAGAGGCCTGGCGACCCAGGAGAATTTCGCAATGAAAG CGAACGATGGTATGCAGCGTCCAGATGGGTCTCTTCTATGGAATCCGGACCCCCGCGGTTGGAGAGTGTCCAAGCACGATTAGGTCAATGTCTCTACTTACTCTCATCATCGCGGGCCAATGAATGCTGGTATACCTTCGGCACGGCTCTCCAGCTGGTGACGGCTCTCGGATTGCATCGAAAATGGCCGGCGAAAATGTCCAAGCATGGCAACTCGTACTTGGAGCAACAACTCCGCAAACGGATTTTTTGGAGCGCCTATACGCTGGACAAATACCTCAGCGTCATGTTTGGGAGACCACGGTTGCTGCATGATGAGGATACCGACCAAGAACTTCCGGACGAAATCAATGACGAGGATATATCAGAGGAAGATCCGCGGCGCCGGACCGGTTCACCAGATTCCATGATGATTGCGTCCGTGCTTCATTACAG GCTTGGCCGTATACTCGGTGAAATCTCTCGGCAGCTTTACACTATCAACCCTCATACTCGAAATTCTCCTCTTGAGACCGCTGCTCGCCTCGCCTCGGACCTCGAGAAATGGAAACAGACTGCACCACCATTGTTCAACAGTGTCCGAGCGACGAGCCTGATCCCGCCCCTTTGCAGGCAGAGTCAGGTTTTGCAGCTTGCATATTCGCACGCTATGATCCATGCGACCCGATCGTTTCTGTTGAATGATTTCACGGACCTCAGTCGTCGACCATCGGTTCCACATCCGATGGTTTCGAGCCACGTGCGCAAATGCATAGACGCCGCGGGAGACGTGATGAAATTGGTGGATGGCCTGGCCAAGCAAGGAGTCTTGATCCAGTCATTCTGGTTTACGCACTACGTGTGCTTTTGCGCCATAATTGTCGTCTACATCCACACCATTCAACAACATCGACTCGCTTCGAATCCGGACACCGCCTCCCCTAGGAGTGTAGAAGACAGCGGCTACCTCCATTCACTCTTCAGTCTTGCAGAGACTTGCCAGCAACATCTGGCGGAGGCTACCCGTAAGAATTGCCCTAGTCGTCGCTATAGTATTATCCTGGAGGAGTTGAGAAGGGAAGTACATCGGCAGATTGGAACACCTATTCAACCCGACAGTCCGGAAAACTCCCATGAAAATCTACGCAGCAATCACGCAGGAGGCAAAGAGACTCTCATGGTGGGCCAAGGGCAAGCAAATCCGGTGCATGTTGAGCAAACGGCCCCTATGTTCACCAACGCAACGGTCCATCAGCCCGCACCTAACGGTATCCAATCGCCGAATTTCCTGGAAGGGCCCGTTGGAAATGCTGAGGACTTTGGTATTCTTGATAATCTTGAGGGCTCGATCTGGTGGGCTCAGCTCGATTCCTGGGTAAGTAGATCTGATGtgctccagctgctgcagttTCCAGGGAAATGCTTACTGGTCTCTATCCAGGCGTTCTCAATCAGTGATCCTTCTACGACACTTTTCTAA
- a CDS encoding putative NRPS-like enzyme gives MLSSPIVPTALPEGHASGNRVRPEVSNREPLTVDELVRHRASLPTSQQPLISYPRTGLDYVDYPLRQLDVFAFRVAKAIAALAPPRVTSSEKPAVVALLGPSDLNYLVMLLALTKLGHAGLLLSTRISVEASVSLLEKTHAKHIFIHSSFRETAAEIKRRIPNLLVDEIPTQEHYDYPITEDVDTNLVPHLDSEAESKHVAWIIHSSGSTGLPKPIFQTQSAVIKNYAGNMNMTGFITLPLYHNHGLSCLFRAVHSCKSLRLYNAELPLTKQYLLDIMRSHEFEIFYGVPYALKLLAESSEGIAVLAKLKAVMFGGSACPDSLGDLLVENGVNLISHYGTTETGQLMTSFRPPEDKGWDWVRPSEQVKKYLVFEERSPGIYELIVLDGWPSKVLSNRPDGSYATKDLFLKHPTMEAYKYYARLDDTIVLVNGEKVNPLDMEGRVRQHDAVSEAVVFGAGKACIGLLVIRAPGTEVISDEELNEAIWPAVTRANQTMPAFGQLSKSMVRILPADTQYPRTDKGTVIRQAFYRTFSKLIEEAYEAENASTGALTLSEAELKDFLREQLHRLLPLKNGHVVTDDADFFTLGMDSLQATQLRSVLLKTLDTKGQKLGLNVAFEHPTINALARYLNGLGSGVSDGPVPVEEQMSALISKYSQFEPHRPIPNGLKGRYVVVTGATGSLGSHVAAKVSTLDDVQKVYCLVRASSTIEAYDRLLKSLRARNVYATMSDTARSKLVALPSDLSQPTLGLDSPTYYTLTSELTDIIHCAWSVNFNMQLSSFEKDSIAGLKHLIDFCLKAQRPTPATFNFCSSASTVFNTAGPDIPEALPKDVKFAQDMGYAQSKLVGEHICIHAAQQTGIRARVLRIGQVIGDQAHGIWNSTEAIPLMLQCAKTIGALPALDESPLWLPVDTVAGTVVDISLCDFPAVPPEHEQVFNVVSPHPFHWTRDLLPYLRAAGLEFDVLEQRAWVARLRQSNPDPAVNPPIKLVEFFASKYDTDAPRRGKNWHTGKTREVSRTLAESKPLSQELVSKIVEYFCKECW, from the exons ATGCTGTCCTCACCAATTGTTCCAACAGCGCTTCCTGAAGGGCATGCTTCAGGAAACAGAGTTCGACCTGAAGTATCCAACAGAGAGCCCTTGACAGTCGACGAGCTTGTCCGGCATCGCGCATCCTTACCTACCTCGCAGCAACCACTGATATCATACCCGCGGACTGGCCTCGACTATGTGGACTACCCGTTGCGACAACTCGATGTCTTCGCTTTTCGAGTCGCCAAAGcaattgctgctctggcaCCCCCGCGGGTGACTTCATCAGAAAAGCCAGCCGTCGTTGCGCTGCTGGGACCGTCGGACCTCAACTACCTGGTCATGCTTCTGGCCTTGACGAAGCTCGGCCATGCAGGTTTGCTTCtctcgacgaggatatcCGTCGAGGCGTCTGTCTctctgctggagaagacacaTGCGAAGCATATTTTCATCCACAGCTCTTTCAGGGAGACCGCCGCGGAGATCAAGCGGCGGATTCCGAATCTACTGGTGGATGAGATACCGACGCAGGAACACTATGATTATCCGATCACAGAAGATGTCGATACGAACCTCGTGCCGCACTTGGATTCTGAGGCCGAGTCGAAGCATGTCGCGTGGATCATCCACTCGAGCGGCTCGACGGGGCTCCCCAAGCCGATTTTCCAGACCCAGAGCGCGGTCATCAAGAACTACGCGGGCAACATGAACATGACCGGGTTCATCACGCTGCCTTTGTACCATAATCATGGACTAAGCTGTCTATTCCGCGCAGTGCACTCATGCAAGTCGTTGCGTCTGTACAATGCGGAGTTGCCGCTCACAAAGCAGTACCTGTTGGACATCATGCGGTCCCACGAGTTTGAGATCTTCTATGGAGTTCCGTATGCCCTGAAACTGCTCGCCGAGTCGAGCGAAGGTATTGCTGTTCTGGCCAAGTTGAAAGCAGTCATGTTTGGGGGTTCTGCTTGTCCCGATTCGCTGGGAGATCTCCTTGTTGAGAATGGAGTCAACCTGATCAGTCACTATGGAAC AACGGAAACGGGCCAGTTGATGACCTCTTTTCGACCACCAGAAGACAAAGGATGGGACTGGGTGCGGCCCTCGGAGCAGGTCAAGAAGTATCTGGTGTTCGAGGAGCGTTCTCCGGGGATTTATGAGCTGATCGTCCTCGACGGCTGGCCTTCAAAGGTTCTGTCTAACCGACCAGATGGTTCTTATGCTACAAaggatctcttcctcaaGCATCCCACTATGGAAGCATACAAGTACTACGCTCGACTGGACGACACGATTGTCCTCGTCAATGGCGAAAAAGTCAATCCGCTGGACATGGAGGGTCGAGTCAGGCAGCATGATGCCGTCTCCGAAGCCGTTGTCTTTGGAGCTGGAAAGGCTTGTATCGGACTGTTGGTTATTCGTGCGCCTGGCACCGAGGTTATATCGGACGAGGAACTCAATGAAGCCATCTGGCCCGCCGTTACACGGGCGAACCAGACAATGCCTGCATTTGGCCAGCTTTCAAAGAGCATGGTTCGAATACTCCCGGCCGACACGCAATACCCTCGGACGGACAAGGGAACGGTCATCAGGCAGGCTTTCTATCGGACCTTTAGCAAGTTGATTGAGGAGGCCTACGAGGCAGAGAATGCGTCGACGGGGGCATTGACCCTTTCAGAAGCCGAGCTGAAAGACTTTCTCAGAGAGCAACTCCATCGCTTGTTACCACTGAAGAATGGCCATGTAGTGACTGACGACGCAGACTTCTTTACCCTCGGGATGGACTCCCTGCAGGCTACACAGTTGCGATCTGTTCTTCTGAAGACTCTAGACACTAAAGGGCAGAAGTTGGGATTGAACGTCGCGTTTGAGCACCCTACAATCAATGCATTGGCGCGCTATCTGAATGGCCTTGGTTCTGGGGTCTCGGACGGCCCCGTGCCTGTCGAGGAGCAGATGAGCGCCCTCATCTCAAAATACAGTCAGTTCGAACCGCACAGGCCTATCCCTAATGGGCTGAAGGGCAGATATGTT GTTGTCACGGGCGCCACTGGATCCCTTGGAAGCCATGTCGCCGCGAAAGTCTCCACCCTCGACGACGTCCAAAAGGTGTACTGCCTTGTGCGCGCCAGTTCAACAATCGAGGCATACGACCGCCTGCTCAAATCGCTGCGAGCCCGAAATGTCTACGCCACCATGTCCGACACTGCCCGCAGCAAGCTCGTCGCTCTCCCCTCCGATCTCTCGCAACCTACTCTAGGGCTCGACTCACCAACATACTACACCCTGACCTCAGAACTCACTGACATCATCCACTGCGCCTGGTCTGTCAACTTCAACATGCAGCTAAGCAGCTTCGAAAAAGACAGCATTGCCGGTCTCAAGCACCTCATCGACTTCTGCCTCAAAGCCCAGCGCCCCACCCCCGCAACCTTCAACTTctgctcctccgccagcaccGTCTTCAACACAGCCGGTCCTGACATCCCCGAAGCCCTCCCCAAGGACGTCAAATTCGCCCAGGACATGGGCTACGCACAGTCCAAGCTAGTCGGCGAACACATCTGCATCCACGCCGCGCAGCAGACCGGTATCCGTGCCCGCGTCCTGCGCATCGGCCAGGTCATCGGCGACCAGGCCCACGGCATCTGGAACTCCACAGAGGCCATCCCCCTCATGCTGCAGTGCGCAAAGACCATCGGCGCCCTCCCCGCCCTCGATGAGTCCCCGCTCTGGCTCCCTGTCGATACAGTGGCAGGTACCGTCGTCGACATCTCCCTCTGCGACTTTCCGGCCGTACCGCCCGAACACGAACAGGTCTTCAACGTCGTCAGCCCGCATCCCTTCCACTGGACCCGGGATCTGCTGCCGTATCTGCGCGCCGCGGGCCTCGAGTTCGACGTGCTGGAGCAGCGTGCCTGGGTGGCGCGGCTGAGGCAGTCGAACCCTGACCCTGCCGTTAACCCTCCTATCAAGCTGGTAGAGTTCTTTGCAAGCAAGTATGATACGGACGCGCCGCGGCGGGGGAAGAATTGGCATACGGGGAAGACGAGGGAGGTATCGCGCACGTTGGCGGAGTCGAAGCCGTTGAGTCAGGAGCTCGTGAGCAAGATTGTGGAGTATTTCTGCAAGGAGTGTTGGTGA
- a CDS encoding putative DNA damage repair protein Mus42, which produces MGSILDANSSAVRKSIENHQFDNEEGEEYEASNFGGFGDYMRRKKIKLQNLDAEIRSSSPDRPPIFRGVVAHVNGYTQPSLQDLHRLIVSHGGGFLQYLDGKTAATHIIASSLTLKKREEFKRYRIVKPAWVVESIKAGRLLPWDAFRVVDEGHAQKVLNFDNGRLLSQANVQQSGYRDQSDFSWYTSRLKGLGMLAEEAPSVTEPPEVPEQIAQASAADEATKTATESDYGDFPSFASSDPAGNIPGVPKSEQSDSPKHLDAEDTAAADVGRRMPTQSPVIVTDQHPPLAGESVPIKTEMTPEEYNAQLLADPRMRNSSVVNPEFLQQFYRESRLHHLSTWKAELKAQLQAAAKEKSHSQAGRKKPAPGARRYVLHVDFDSFFAAVSMLKHPELKGQPVAIAHGTGSGSEIASCNYPARARGIRNGMWMKGALQACPELKVLPYDFPAYEEASKKFYSAVLAVDGVVQSVSIDEALVDITLQCLEAGGSDGRGISEGSIYREQAKADEIAQNLRESVKAATGCDVSVGIGGNILQAKVALRKAKPAGQFQLKPDSVLDLIGDLTVQDLPGVGYSLGAKLEELGVKLVKDVRGVSREKLINHLGPKTGLKIWEYARGIDRTEVGNEVLRKSVSAEVNWGIRFVNQTQAEDFVKSLCEELHRRLSDNLVKGKQLTLKVMRRAADAPLEPVKHLGHGKCDVFNRSVVLGIATNAPEVLAKEAISMLRSFGITPGDLRGLGVQMTKLEPLKLGATNKPEGSQQQLKFKASPARKSHEQVRDPDDLDSPRKADAAAVSHGPTLNDDSYKPLNISGTQFIMPSQADPKVIAELPSDIRSKLMSQGKGRQASRSTSPCPAARRTQTSTATALPPQSQLDPDTLAALPEDVRAEILGYYGRTSSTPEPQPAVSTVPSSRPASSGSLGIKKSSTPTKKRRGRPSTKGTGNMTLTQSNFIIARSTLTPVNTEEQASSRQPSPSPDPEISADFLAALPEDIRREVLEEQKRARKLQRSGLQLPAPRKVAPSTSTPAAQEKRLRLPPLPERPTFTSKKLTALTDLRDEVGAWHATFADEGPFNEDVETLARYLKSVVVDEKDIDKAVSVVTWLMWLVEDANATRGGECQSGSSHGTITWEAAIRSLQKGVSDGVEERGLPPVEFS; this is translated from the exons ATGGGCTCTATTCTTGATGCGAACTCTAGTGCTGTGCGTAAGAGCATTGAAAATC ATCAGTTTGACaatgaagaaggcgaagaataTGAAGCCTCGAACTTCGGCGGCTTCGGCGACTATATGCGccgcaagaagatcaagctgCAGAATCTGGACGCTGAAATacgctcctcctctccgGATCGGCCGCCCATATTCCGCGGCGTTGTTGCGCACGTCAATGGCTACACTCAGCCATCTTTACAGGACCTCCATCGTCTTATAGTAAGCCATGGCGGTGGTTTCCTTCAATATTTGGACGGCAAGACCGCCGCAACCCATATCATTGCCAGCTCTCTCACCCTCAAGAAGCGTGAAGAATTCAAGAGATATCGTATCGTCAAGCCGGCATGGGTGGTCGAAAGCATCAAGGCCGGACGCTTGCTCCCGTGGGACGCATTCAGGGTGGTAGATGAGGGCCATGCTCAGAAGGTTCTCAATTTTGACAACGGCCGACTTCTAAGCCAGGCGAATGTACAGCAGTCCGGCTACAGAGACCAGTCAGATTTCAGTTGGTACACATCTCGACTAAAAGGCTTGGGAATGCTCGCCGAAGAGGCCCCTTCCGTGACAGAACCTCCTGAGGTTCCTGAACAGATTGCACAGGCTTCTGCGGCCGACGAAGCTACGAAAACGGCCACGGAATCCGACTATGGGGATTTCCCTAGCTTTGCCTCTTCTGACCCGGCTGGGAACATACCTGGCGTACCAAAGTCTGAACAAAGCGACTCACCCAAACATTTAGATGCTGAAGATACCGCAGCAGCTGACGTAGGTCGTAGAATGCCAACACAATCTCCAGTCATCGTAACAGACCAACATCCGCCGCTCGCTGGAGAATCCGTACCTATTAAAACGGAAATGACTCCAGAGGAGTATAATGCGCAGCTCTTGGCGGATCCCAGGATGCGCAATTCAAGTGTGGTGAACCCGGAATTCCTTCAGCAGTTCTACCGGGAATCTCGCTTGCATCACCTATCAACGTGGAAAGCAGAGCTCAAGGCTCAGCTTCAAGCTGCTGCAAAGGAAAAATCCCACTCTCAAGCAGGTCGCAAAAAGCCTGCTCCAGGAGCAAGACGCTATGTTTTACATGTGGACTTCGATTCCTTCTTCGCGGCTGTATCGATGCTGAAGCACCCAGAGCTCAAAGGCCAACCAGTCGCCATTGCACACGGTACTGGTTCTGGCTCTGAAATTGCCAGCTGCAACTATCCTGCGCGCGCCCGGGGCATCAGGAACGGGATGTGGATGAAAGGTGCTCTACAAGCCTGTCCGGAGCTGAAGGTCTTACCGTACGATTTTCCTGCGTACGAAGAAGCGAGCAAGAAATTTTACAGTGCTGTCCTCGCGGTCGATGGTGTTGTCCAGAGCGTAAGCATTGACGAAGCCCTTGTTGATATCACACTGCAATGTCTCGAGGCCGGAGGTTCGGACGGGCGAGGGATATCAGAAGGGTCTATCTACCGCGAACAGGCCAAAGCAGACGAGATCGCCCAGAATCTGCGAGAGTCCGTGAAAGCGGCGACTGGCTGTGATGTGTCTGTTGGCATTGGCGGAAATATTCTGCAAGCTAAAGTTGCGCTACGAAAGGCAAAACCCGCTGGCCAGTTCCAACTAAAGCCGGACAGCGTATTGGACTTGATTGGAGACCTCACGGTGCAGGATCTACCCGGTGTCGGATATAGTCTTGGCgcgaagctggaggagcttGGTGTCAAACTCGTGAAGGATGTCAGAGGCGTCTCTCGTGAGAAACTGATTAACCACCTTGGACCCAAGACCGGTCTCAAAATCTGGGAATATGCTCGTGGTATCGATCGAACGGAAGTCGGCAATGAAGTTCTCAGGAAGTCGGTCTCAGCTGAAGTCAACTGGGGGATTCGCTTTGTGAACCAGACCCAGGCGGAGGACTTTGTGAAATCTTTGTGCGAGGAGTTACACCGCAGACTTTCGGATAACCTGGTCAAAGGCAAACAGTTGACCTTGAAGGTGATGcgaagagctgcagatgCGCCATTGGAGCCTGTCAAGCACCTGGGGCATGGGAAATGCGATGTTTTCAACAGGAGCGTCGTACTGGGCATAGCGACCAACGCGCCGGAGGTCCTTGCAAAAGAGGCAATCTCCATGCTTCGCAGCTTCGGAATAACACCTGGTGATTTAAGAGGGTTGGGCGTCCAAATGACGAAGCTTGAGCCTCTCAAGTTAGGGGCTACCAACAAGCCTGAAGGTagccagcagcagctcaaaTTCAAGGCGTCCCCAGCGAGGAAAAGTCATGAACAGGTCCGGGATCCTGATGACTTGGACAGCCCACGCAAAGCCGACGCTGCAGCCGTCAGCCATGGCCCGACTTTGAATGACGATTCGTACAAACCTCTGAACATCTCTGGAACTCAATTCATCATGCCGTCGCAGGCCGACCCCAAGGTTATTGCTGAACTCCCTAGTGATATCCGGTCGAAGTTGATGTCGCAGGGCAAAGGGCGACAAGCGTCTCGCTCGACCTCGCCTTGCCCGGCCGCACGTAGGACACAAACGTCCACAGCCACGGCACTCCCTCCTCAGTCGCAGCTGGACCCCGACACTCTGGCCGCTTTGCCGGAAGATGTTCGTGCCGAGATTTTGGGCTACTATGGCCGAACGTCAAGCACTCCAGAACCTCAACCGGCTGTTTCCACTGTTCCCAGCTCTCGTCCAGCGTCGTCTGGCAGTCTCGGAATAAAGAAGTCATCAACCCCCACAAAAAAACGACGGGGCAGACCCAGCACCAAAGGCACGGGCAATATGACCCTTACGCAGTCCAATTTTATTATCGCAAGATCGACGCTAACCCCCGTCAATACGGAGGAGCAAGCATCATCACGGCAGCCCTCTCCCTCCCCGGACCCGGAAATCTCCGCCGACTTCCTCGCAGCCTTACCGGAAGACATCCGCCGCGAAGTCCTCGAAGAGCAGAAACGAGCACGTAAGCTCCAACGCTCAGGCTTGCAACTGCCTGCTCCTCGAAAGGTCGCTCCATCCACCTCTACGCCCGCAGCACAGGAGAAGCGCCTCCGTCTTCCGCCACTCCCGGAACGACCGACATTCACCTCCAAGAAACTGACAGCCCTAACCGATCTCCGAGACGAGGTCGGCGCATGGCATGCAACCTTTGCAGACGAAGGCCCATTCAACGAAGACGTTGAGACGCTCGCTCGGTACCTGAAAAgtgtcgtcgtcgacgaaaAGGATATCGACAAAGCCGTGTCGGTTGTTACCTGGCTGATGTGGCTTGTCGAGGATGCAAATGCGACACGAGGAGGTGAGTGTCAGTCGGGCAGTTCTCATGGTACGATTACTTGGGAGGCGGCCATTCGATCTCTGCAGAAGGGGGTTAGCGACGGTGTTGAGGAGAGAGGCTTACCACCCGTTGAGTTTTCTTAA
- the fkbp4 gene encoding FKBP-type peptidyl-prolyl cis-trans isomerase: protein MSGLLPVAVYALKVPAGGLLIPAVPDAAATFRVSMAAIDPDETPEFEDGQTRPRATLKLIRPPADMDIDESDDDYEEDSEEDSDDEEINGGPSDKEKARKLKEAAALKELEDEDEDDDSEGDDENFDLKAAISKLVKGKAPATDDDEDDESDEGLELDEMVVCTLDPERHCQQPLDITVAEGERVFFKVTGTHTVYLTGNYVIPAEEGPSEYDEDEDDEDDEDDYDLSPDEDELVDMGDLLDDEEEDELDGLAHPRVTEIESDEEEAPKLVESKGKNKRTADSDEEMALDDMMAKDGKAKGADNGEPAPSKKQQKKLKKNNGEAAAVEQKKEAKVAKEGKEGKEGKEAKEAKKVQFAKNLEQGPTPSGQKPGETTTGTLGVKEVKGVKIDDKKLGKGPAAKAGNTVAMRYIGKLEDGKVFDANKKGKPFTFKLGKGEVIKGWDIGIAGMAVGGERRITIPPHLAYGKKALPGIPANSKLIFDVKLLEIK, encoded by the exons ATGTCCGGTCTTCTGCCTGTCGCAGTCTATGCCCTCAAGGTTCCTGCAGGAGGACTACTGATTCCTGCGGTTCCTGATGCCGCAGCTACG TTCCGCGTGAGCATGGCTGCCATTGATCCTGATGAGACTCCCGAGTTCGAGGATGGACAGACCCGCCCCAGAGCTACTCTCAAGCTCATTCGCCCTCCCGCGGACATGGACATTGATGAATCGGACGATGACTACGAGGAAGACTCTGAGGAGGAttctgatgatgaggaaatcAACGGCGGCCCCAgcgacaaggagaaggcccgCAAACTCAAGGAGGCTGCCGCTCTCAAGGAgctcgaggatgaggacgaggacgatgatagcgagggtgatgatgaaaaCTTTGATTTGAAGGCTGCCATCTCCAAGCTCGTCAAGGGCAAGGCCCCTGCTacggatgacgacgaagatgatgagtcGGATGAGGGACTGGAGCTTGACGAGATGGTCGTCTGTACCTTGGATCCCGAGAGA CACTGCCAGCAACCTTTGGACATCACTGTTGCCGAGGGCGAGCGCGTCTTCTTCAAGGTCACTGGAACACACACCGTCTACCTGACCGGAAACTACGTTATTCCTGCTGAGGAGGGCCCGTCCGagtatgatgaggatgaggacgatgaggatgacgaggacgactATGACCTTTCccccgatgaagatgagctgGTCGACATGGGTGACCTtttggacgacgaggaggaggatgagctcgATGGCTTGGCTCACCCCAGAGTCACCGAGATTGAGagtgacgaagaagaggccCCCAAGCTGGTTGAGTCTAAGGGCAAGAACAAGCGCACCGCCGACtctgacgaggagatggcccttgatgacatgatggccaaggacggcaaggccaagggcGCCGACAACGGCGAGCCTGCTCCGAGcaagaagcagcagaagaagctcaagaagaacaaTGGTGAGGCAGCTGCTGttgagcagaagaaggaggccaaggtcgctaaggagggcaaggaaggcaaggagggcaaggaggccaaggaagccaagaaggtGCAGTTCGCGAAGAACCTTGAGCAGGGCCCTACTCCTTCCGGTCAGAAGCCAGGGGAGACCACTACCGGCACTCTTGgtgtcaaggaggtcaaAGGCGTCAAGATcgatgacaagaagctcggAAAGGGTCCCGCTGCCAAGGCGGGCAACACTGTTGCCATGAGATACATCGGCAAGCTTGAGGACGGCAAGGTCTTTGATG CCAacaagaagggcaagccTTTCACATTCAAGCTTGGCAAGGGTGAGGTCATCAAGGGCTGGGATATTGGTATTGCTGGCATGGCTGTCGGTGGTGAGCGTCGTATCACGATTCCTCCTCACCTGGCGTACGGCAAGAAGGCTCTTCCCGGCATTCCTGCCAACTCGAAGTTGATCTTCGACGTTAAACTCCTTGAGATCAAATAA